The segment GGTGAACTTGGTCGCCTCCACTTTCACGAACGGCGCTTCGGCAAGCTTCGCCAGGCGCCGGCTGATCTCGGTCTTTCCGCACCCGGTGGGCCCGATCATCAGGATGTTCTTGGGGCTGACCTCGTCGCGCAGTTCAGGCGAAAGGCGCTGGCGCCGCCAGCGATTGCGCAAGGCCACGGCGACCGCGCGCTTGGCGTCGGCCTGGCCGATGATGTGCTCGTCGAGCGCGGCGACAATCGCCTTTGGGGTCAGGTTGTCCATGAGTTTCAGACCGTTTCGACCGTCACGCGGTCATTGGTAAATACGCACACTTCGGCTGCAACCTGCATCGCGCGGCGGGCGATCTTTTCGGGATCGTCCTCGTAATCGGATAACGCCTTGGCCGCGGCGAGAGCGTAATTGCCCCCGCTGCCGATGGCGGCGATCCCGCCTTCCGGCTCCAGCACATCGCCATTGCCGGTCAGCACCAGCAACACGTCCTTGTCCGCTACGATCATCAGGGCTTCAAGGTTGCGCAGGTATTTATCGGTGCGCCAGTCCTTGGCGAGTTCGACCGCTGCGCGCATCAGCTGGCCGCTGTATTGCTCCAGCTTCTTCTCCAGCCGCTCGAACAGGGTGAAGGCGTCAGCGGTCGCTCCCGCGAAGCCTGCGATGACGGCGCCTTCCCCGTTCGTGTCCCTGGGGCCGATCCGACGCACCTTGCGCGCGTTCGGCTTCATGACGGTATTGCCCATCGACACCTGACCGTCGCCCGCGACGACCGTCCGGTCCCCGCGCTTGACGCCGATGATGGTGGTTCCATGCCACGGGGTCAGGCCGTGCGCCGAATGTCTCTCATCCATGCCGCCGCATATGGGGGGCGGCTGGTGCGCTTCAAGCGAGGTTAGGGGCCGGTAGGGCCCGCGCCGCCGGCGCCAGGCGCGCCGACCGCGCCGATGTTTCCGAACAGGTCTTCGAAGAACCCGCGGTTGCGGCCGACGGTCGCGGTCTCGTCACCATCCGGATTGAGGAACACGACCTGGTCAAGGCCGGTGCGCTGCACATTGGCGACGTTGCCCGCGGCGTCGAATTGGACGGCCAGCACCTGGTGTTCGGCAATCTTGGGGTCCGAGAACGGCCGCCGCGCCGTACGGCTCGATACATAATACCAGGTCGGCTGGCCGAACTGGCTTTCGAAGCTGGGATGGCCGAGGGTACCCTGAACCGACTGCCGATTGTCGATACCCGGCTGGATGGAGCTGGTTAGCGTCTGGTCGACGATATAGCCGCGGCTCTCCTTGATCGAGGCGCAACCGCCCATCGCCAGCGCCACTGCTGCCAGCGCGCCCGCGCCCAGGAACCGAACAGCCGTCATCGAAAACCTCTTTGTCCTAACCGGGAGTCTCGCCCGTCGCCGCTCGCCTTAGGGTGGCGGAACCACGCTGGCAATCGCGCGACCGCGTCCGCCTGTGCCCTGCTGCTTGAATTGGCGGTGAATGCACGCGACATGACGGCGCATGACCCTTTTGCACCGACTGTTCGCGCGCAAGCCTGACGAACGCGAAGACCTGCGGCCCCTGTGGCAAGCGATCGTGGACGAGGCGCGTCGTCCCGTCTGGTACGCCGAATTCGGAGTGGAAGATTCGGTCCCCGGGCGGTTCGACATGGTGACTGCGGTGCTTGCAGCGGTGCTGGTGCGAATGGAGGCGGCGCCGCCGCTCCTGCGATCCTCGGTCTACCTGACGGAGCTGTTCGTGCACGACATGGACGGCCAACTGCGCGAACTGGGCGTGGGCGATCCGGTTGTCGGCAAGCACGTGGGCAAGCTGGTGGGATCGATGGGGGGGCGTCTGTCGGCATACCGCGCAGGGCTCGCTGGTGATGAAACCGCCCTGCAAGACGCGGTACAGCGCAACCTGACCGTGCGTGAAGGCGGCGATGTCGCCGCGGTCGCAGGTTGCTTGCGGGACTTCGCCGGTCGGCTCGCGCGAACGTCTGACGACGAATTGGTCGCAGGAAAGATCGCACGGTGATGGCCACCGAGGATCCCGGCGTGGAATTTTCCCGGATGGTCCGCGTGCGGCCGGCCGTGCCCGAGCGCGTGACGATCGA is part of the Altererythrobacter sp. TH136 genome and harbors:
- a CDS encoding outer membrane protein assembly factor BamE; translated protein: MTAVRFLGAGALAAVALAMGGCASIKESRGYIVDQTLTSSIQPGIDNRQSVQGTLGHPSFESQFGQPTWYYVSSRTARRPFSDPKIAEHQVLAVQFDAAGNVANVQRTGLDQVVFLNPDGDETATVGRNRGFFEDLFGNIGAVGAPGAGGAGPTGP
- the hslV gene encoding ATP-dependent protease subunit HslV, whose protein sequence is MDERHSAHGLTPWHGTTIIGVKRGDRTVVAGDGQVSMGNTVMKPNARKVRRIGPRDTNGEGAVIAGFAGATADAFTLFERLEKKLEQYSGQLMRAAVELAKDWRTDKYLRNLEALMIVADKDVLLVLTGNGDVLEPEGGIAAIGSGGNYALAAAKALSDYEDDPEKIARRAMQVAAEVCVFTNDRVTVETV
- a CDS encoding ubiquinol-cytochrome C chaperone family protein, producing the protein MTLLHRLFARKPDEREDLRPLWQAIVDEARRPVWYAEFGVEDSVPGRFDMVTAVLAAVLVRMEAAPPLLRSSVYLTELFVHDMDGQLRELGVGDPVVGKHVGKLVGSMGGRLSAYRAGLAGDETALQDAVQRNLTVREGGDVAAVAGCLRDFAGRLARTSDDELVAGKIAR